The following proteins are encoded in a genomic region of Thiomonas sp. X19:
- a CDS encoding acyl carrier protein — translation MLALISVTNPPSEKHTMQPDKQDIVMRLKEIISTDLGMDISPQEIDDEDGFMSKLGVDSMGFVELKFQCEEVFGISINDDEFVPDNFTNCATLAAFVLTKTVAADLQSQ, via the coding sequence ATGCTGGCGCTAATCTCAGTTACCAACCCACCCAGCGAGAAACACACCATGCAACCTGATAAGCAAGATATTGTGATGCGTCTGAAGGAGATCATCTCTACTGACCTGGGCATGGACATCTCCCCACAGGAGATCGATGACGAGGACGGGTTCATGTCCAAGCTCGGCGTGGATTCCATGGGTTTCGTCGAGCTCAAGTTTCAGTGCGAGGAGGTGTTCGGCATCAGCATCAATGACGATGAGTTCGTGCCGGACAACTTCACGAACTGCGCGACGCTGGCCGCCTTTGTCCTCACGAAGACCGTGGCCGCCGATCTGCAATCGCAATGA
- the istB gene encoding IS21-like element helper ATPase IstB, whose product MKQQAPTLMINTTLEQLRDLKLQGMAFALEEQLTQAGMAGMSFEERLTLLVEREVHLRHDKRRARLLKEARLKYTQAAIEDVDTRAGRGLERRAVMSLALGEWISAGHAVFITGPTGAGKSWLACALAQHACRRGHSAFYQHVPRLGEELRIRHGNGTFGKWLIQLAKTDVLLLDDWGMSAIDSQTRADLLEIIDDRAGQRATIITSQLPIEHWHAWIGDVTIADAILDRLMQQHHRFTLTGDSLRQAQKPPKKEAKPD is encoded by the coding sequence ATGAAACAGCAGGCACCAACCCTGATGATCAACACCACGCTGGAGCAACTGCGCGATCTCAAGCTGCAGGGGATGGCCTTCGCACTGGAGGAGCAGCTCACCCAAGCCGGCATGGCCGGGATGAGCTTCGAAGAAAGGCTGACCTTGCTCGTCGAACGCGAGGTCCACCTGCGGCACGACAAACGCCGCGCCCGTCTGCTCAAGGAAGCACGCCTCAAGTACACCCAGGCCGCCATCGAGGACGTCGACACCCGTGCCGGGCGCGGCCTGGAACGCCGTGCCGTGATGAGCCTGGCATTGGGCGAGTGGATCAGCGCCGGACATGCCGTGTTCATCACAGGCCCGACCGGCGCGGGCAAATCCTGGCTGGCTTGCGCTCTGGCGCAGCACGCCTGCCGGCGCGGTCACTCGGCCTTCTATCAGCACGTGCCGCGCCTGGGTGAAGAACTACGCATCCGCCACGGCAACGGCACCTTCGGGAAATGGCTGATTCAGTTGGCCAAGACGGACGTGCTGCTGCTCGATGACTGGGGCATGAGCGCGATCGACAGCCAGACACGCGCCGACCTGCTGGAAATCATCGACGACCGCGCCGGCCAGCGCGCCACCATCATCACCAGCCAACTGCCCATCGAGCACTGGCATGCCTGGATCGGTGACGTCACCATCGCCGACGCCATCCTCGACCGTCTCATGCAGCAGCACCACCGCTTCACCCTGACCGGCGACTCGCTGCGCCAGGCCCAGAAACCGCCCAAAAAGGAGGCAAAACCCGACTGA
- a CDS encoding acyl-homoserine-lactone synthase produces the protein MQIVSGSTAQLHPGLHASVGRYRHQVFVEKLGWDVPSQEDIEVDQFDRPDTVYVVGRDGQGHVCGCARLLPTTRPYLLGEVFPQLLNGLAPPVSPDVWELSRFAATDFNSRTTSALGKMSSKAAIELMRASIACASEQGAKQLIMVTNIGVERLLRRAGFECHRAGPPMVVDGHPIFAGWVLFA, from the coding sequence ATGCAGATCGTGTCAGGATCCACAGCACAACTTCATCCAGGCTTGCACGCAAGCGTTGGACGCTATCGTCACCAAGTATTTGTCGAGAAGCTCGGCTGGGACGTGCCCTCGCAAGAGGACATTGAAGTCGATCAGTTCGATCGCCCGGACACCGTCTATGTCGTGGGTCGGGATGGTCAGGGGCATGTCTGCGGCTGTGCCAGGCTGCTGCCCACCACGCGACCCTACCTCCTGGGCGAGGTGTTTCCGCAACTGTTGAATGGCCTTGCGCCACCGGTATCCCCGGATGTCTGGGAATTGTCGCGCTTTGCGGCCACGGATTTCAACAGCCGAACCACGTCAGCGTTGGGGAAGATGTCCTCGAAAGCGGCGATTGAATTGATGCGTGCGTCGATTGCTTGCGCCTCTGAGCAAGGGGCCAAACAACTCATTATGGTGACCAATATCGGGGTGGAAAGGTTGTTGCGCAGGGCTGGCTTTGAATGTCACCGAGCTGGGCCGCCCATGGTGGTTGATGGGCATCCGATTTTTGCAGGCTGGGTTTTGTTTGCCTGA
- a CDS encoding toprim domain-containing protein — protein MVICEGIGTALAIHQATGLPVIAALSAQNLPEVARRLHGKLQGHPVLYADHDGANTHHKGQTDAVRAARILGSARTRIALPLHPHGPTPPGYDARDQLRDGGVEAIRRTLAATLTPRQLERRLPPAVILSTQPSPASAPVAPKANPAPVPSMPRQEPPMPQSAIAEPEVPTQPTALETTDPFKALNDAAEDLEREAQPPDGPAGERYAIDQDHMAAEAILAHLSPEAERALAAATLGEPLTPAQRLLLNDGRHRDLIDDTDQPTPLGQLAHRSLQAKVEEERAQLQQQLRTRNIDAVLGKPQRQTVKQERAQEQAQEQGDSRILESRPTSVLPLLDLSPLPMIATAHAVGMGH, from the coding sequence GTGGTGATCTGCGAGGGCATCGGCACCGCGCTGGCCATCCATCAGGCCACCGGCCTACCCGTGATCGCCGCCCTGTCGGCCCAGAACCTGCCCGAGGTCGCACGCCGTCTGCACGGCAAGCTGCAAGGCCACCCCGTGCTCTACGCCGACCACGATGGCGCCAACACCCATCACAAGGGACAGACCGATGCCGTGCGCGCCGCCCGCATCCTGGGCAGCGCCCGCACCCGCATTGCCCTGCCGCTCCATCCCCATGGCCCCACCCCGCCCGGCTACGACGCCCGTGACCAGTTGCGCGACGGCGGCGTCGAGGCCATTCGCCGCACGCTGGCCGCCACCCTGACGCCGCGGCAGCTCGAGCGCAGACTCCCGCCAGCAGTGATCCTCTCCACCCAACCCAGCCCGGCCTCTGCACCCGTTGCGCCAAAGGCCAATCCCGCGCCAGTTCCATCCATGCCCCGCCAGGAGCCTCCCATGCCGCAATCCGCCATTGCCGAACCTGAAGTGCCAACGCAGCCCACCGCTCTTGAAACCACAGACCCCTTCAAGGCCTTGAACGATGCTGCCGAGGACCTCGAACGCGAGGCGCAGCCGCCGGATGGCCCCGCTGGCGAGCGCTACGCCATCGACCAGGACCACATGGCCGCCGAAGCCATCCTGGCCCACCTCTCGCCCGAGGCCGAGCGAGCGCTTGCAGCGGCAACGCTCGGCGAGCCGCTGACCCCCGCGCAGCGCTTGTTGCTCAACGACGGCCGGCACCGCGACCTGATCGACGACACGGACCAGCCGACTCCGCTGGGACAGCTCGCCCATCGCAGCCTGCAGGCCAAGGTCGAGGAGGAGCGCGCGCAGTTGCAGCAGCAACTGCGCACCCGCAACATCGACGCGGTGCTCGGCAAGCCACAGCGCCAGACCGTCAAGCAAGAGCGAGCCCAGGAGCAAGCCCAGGAACAGGGCGACTCCAGGATCCTGGAGTCTCGACCCACCTCCGTCCTGCCCCTGCTCGACCTCAGTCCCCTGCCGATGATCGCCACCGCGCATGCCGTCGGCATGGGGCACTGA